The Pan troglodytes isolate AG18354 chromosome 1, NHGRI_mPanTro3-v2.0_pri, whole genome shotgun sequence genome includes a region encoding these proteins:
- the FCRL4 gene encoding Fc receptor-like protein 4 isoform X6 codes for MLLWASLLAFAPVCGQSAAAHKPVISVHPPWTTFFKGERVTLTCNGFQFYATEKTTWYHGHYWGEKLTLTAGNTLEVRESGLYRCQARGSPRSNPVRLLFSSELFPHPELKATDSQPTEGNSVNLSCETQLPPERSDIPLHFNFFRDGEVILSDWSTSPELQLPTVWRENSGSYWCGAETVMGNIHKHSLSLQIHVQRIPVSGVLLETQPSGGQVVEGEMLVLVCSVAEGTGDTTFSWHREDMQESLGRKTQRSLRAELELPAVRQSHAGGYYCTADNSYGPVQSVVLNVTVRETPGNRDGLVAAGATGGLLSALLLAVALLFHCWRQRKSGVGFLGDETRLPPAPGPGESSHSICPAQVELQSLYVDVHPKKGDLVYSEIQTTQLGEEGEANTSRTLLEDKDVSVVYSEVKTQHPDNSAGKISSKDEES; via the exons CAGCTGCACACAAACCTGTGATTTCCGTCCATCCTCCATGGACCACATTCTTCAAAGGAGAGAGAGTGACTCTGACTTGCAATGGATTTCAATTCTATGCAACAGAGAAAACAACATGGTATCATGGGCACTACTGGGGAGAAAAGTTGACCCTGACCGCAGGAAACACCCTCGAGGTTCGGGAATCTGGACTGTACAGATGCCAGGCCCGGGGCTCCCCACGAAGTAACCCTGTGCGCTTGCTCTTTTCTTCAG AACTATTTCCACATCCAGAGCTGAAAGCTACAGACTCTCAGCCTACAGAGGGGAATTCTGTAAACCTGAGCTGTGAAACACAGCTTCCTCCAGAGCGGTCAGACATCCCACTTCACTTCAACTTCTTCAGAGATGGCGAGGTCATCCTGTCAGACTGGAGCACGTCCCCGGAACTCCAGCTCCCAACCGTCTGGAGAGAAAACTCAGGATCCTATTGGTGTGGTGCTGAAACAGTGATGGGTAACATCCACAAGCACAGTCTCTCGCTACAGATCCATGTGCAGC GGATCCCTGTGTCTGGGGTGCTCCTGGAGACCCAGCCCTCAGGGGGCCAGGTGGTTGAAGGGGAGATGCTGGTCCTTGTCTGCTCCGTGGCTGAAGGCACAGGGGACACCACATTCTCCTGGCACCGAGAGGACATGCAGGAGAGTCTGGGGAGGAAAACTCAGCGTTCCCTGAGAGCAGAGCTGGAGCTCCCTGCCGTCAGACAGAGCCATGCAGGGGGATACTACTGTACAGCAGACAACAGCTACGGCCCTGTCCAGAGCGTGGTGCTGAATGTCACTGTGAGAG AGACCCCAGGCAACAGAGATGGTCTTGTCGCCGCGGGAGCCACTGGGGGGCTGCTCAGTGCTCTTCTCCTGGCTGTGGCCCTGCTGTTTCACTGCTGGCGTCAGAGGAAGTCAG GAGTTGGTTTCTTGGGAGACGAAACCAG GCTCCCTCCCGCtccaggcccaggagagtccTCCCATTCAATCTGCCCTGCCCAGGTGGAGCTTCAGTCGTTGTATGTTGATG TACACCCCAAAAAGGGAGATTTGGTATACTCTGAGATCCAGACTACTCAGCTGGGAGAAGAAGGGGAAG CTAATACCTCCAGGACACTTCTAGAGGATAAG GATGTCTCAGTTGTCTACTCTGAGGTAAAGACACAACACCCAGATAACTCAGCTGGAAAGATCAGCTCTAAGGATGAAGaaagttaa
- the FCRL4 gene encoding Fc receptor-like protein 4 isoform X7: protein MLLWASLLAFAPVCGQSAAHKPVISVHPPWTTFFKGERVTLTCNGFQFYATEKTTWYHGHYWGEKLTLTAGNTLEVRESGLYRCQARGSPRSNPVRLLFSSELFPHPELKATDSQPTEGNSVNLSCETQLPPERSDIPLHFNFFRDGEVILSDWSTSPELQLPTVWRENSGSYWCGAETVMGNIHKHSLSLQIHVQRIPVSGVLLETQPSGGQVVEGEMLVLVCSVAEGTGDTTFSWHREDMQESLGRKTQRSLRAELELPAVRQSHAGGYYCTADNSYGPVQSVVLNVTVRETPGNRDGLVAAGATGGLLSALLLAVALLFHCWRQRKSGVGFLGDETRLPPAPGPGESSHSICPAQVELQSLYVDVHPKKGDLVYSEIQTTQLGEEGEANTSRTLLEDKDVSVVYSEVKTQHPDNSAGKISSKDEES from the exons CTGCACACAAACCTGTGATTTCCGTCCATCCTCCATGGACCACATTCTTCAAAGGAGAGAGAGTGACTCTGACTTGCAATGGATTTCAATTCTATGCAACAGAGAAAACAACATGGTATCATGGGCACTACTGGGGAGAAAAGTTGACCCTGACCGCAGGAAACACCCTCGAGGTTCGGGAATCTGGACTGTACAGATGCCAGGCCCGGGGCTCCCCACGAAGTAACCCTGTGCGCTTGCTCTTTTCTTCAG AACTATTTCCACATCCAGAGCTGAAAGCTACAGACTCTCAGCCTACAGAGGGGAATTCTGTAAACCTGAGCTGTGAAACACAGCTTCCTCCAGAGCGGTCAGACATCCCACTTCACTTCAACTTCTTCAGAGATGGCGAGGTCATCCTGTCAGACTGGAGCACGTCCCCGGAACTCCAGCTCCCAACCGTCTGGAGAGAAAACTCAGGATCCTATTGGTGTGGTGCTGAAACAGTGATGGGTAACATCCACAAGCACAGTCTCTCGCTACAGATCCATGTGCAGC GGATCCCTGTGTCTGGGGTGCTCCTGGAGACCCAGCCCTCAGGGGGCCAGGTGGTTGAAGGGGAGATGCTGGTCCTTGTCTGCTCCGTGGCTGAAGGCACAGGGGACACCACATTCTCCTGGCACCGAGAGGACATGCAGGAGAGTCTGGGGAGGAAAACTCAGCGTTCCCTGAGAGCAGAGCTGGAGCTCCCTGCCGTCAGACAGAGCCATGCAGGGGGATACTACTGTACAGCAGACAACAGCTACGGCCCTGTCCAGAGCGTGGTGCTGAATGTCACTGTGAGAG AGACCCCAGGCAACAGAGATGGTCTTGTCGCCGCGGGAGCCACTGGGGGGCTGCTCAGTGCTCTTCTCCTGGCTGTGGCCCTGCTGTTTCACTGCTGGCGTCAGAGGAAGTCAG GAGTTGGTTTCTTGGGAGACGAAACCAG GCTCCCTCCCGCtccaggcccaggagagtccTCCCATTCAATCTGCCCTGCCCAGGTGGAGCTTCAGTCGTTGTATGTTGATG TACACCCCAAAAAGGGAGATTTGGTATACTCTGAGATCCAGACTACTCAGCTGGGAGAAGAAGGGGAAG CTAATACCTCCAGGACACTTCTAGAGGATAAG GATGTCTCAGTTGTCTACTCTGAGGTAAAGACACAACACCCAGATAACTCAGCTGGAAAGATCAGCTCTAAGGATGAAGaaagttaa
- the FCRL4 gene encoding Fc receptor-like protein 4 isoform X3, producing MLLWASLLAFAPVCGQSAAAHKPVISVHPPWTTFFKGERVTLTCNGFQFYATEKTTWYHGHYWGEKLTLTAGNTLEVRESGLYRCQARGSPRSNPVRLLFSSDSLILQAPYSVFEGDTLVLRCHRRRKEKLTAVKYTWNGNILSISNKSWDLLIPQASSNNNGNYRCIGYGDENDVFRSNFKIIKIQELFPHPELKATDSQPTEGNSVNLSCETQLPPERSDIPLHFNFFRDGEVILSDWSTSPELQLPTVWRENSGSYWCGAETVMGNIHKHSLSLQIHVQRIPVSGVLLETQPSGGQVVEGEMLVLVCSVAEGTGDTTFSWHREDMQESLGRKTQRSLRAELELPAVRQSHAGGYYCTADNSYGPVQSVVLNVTVRETPGNRDGLVAAGATGGLLSALLLAVALLFHCWRQRKSGVGFLGDETRLPPAPGPGESSHSICPAQVELQSLYVDVHPKKGDLVYSEIQTTQLGEEGEANTSRTLLEDKDVSVVYSEVKTQHPDNSAGKISSKDEES from the exons CAGCTGCACACAAACCTGTGATTTCCGTCCATCCTCCATGGACCACATTCTTCAAAGGAGAGAGAGTGACTCTGACTTGCAATGGATTTCAATTCTATGCAACAGAGAAAACAACATGGTATCATGGGCACTACTGGGGAGAAAAGTTGACCCTGACCGCAGGAAACACCCTCGAGGTTCGGGAATCTGGACTGTACAGATGCCAGGCCCGGGGCTCCCCACGAAGTAACCCTGTGCGCTTGCTCTTTTCTTCAG ACTCTTTAATCCTGCAGGCACCATATTCTGTGTTTGAAGGTGACACATTGGTTCTGAGATGCCacagaaggaggaaagagaaattgaCTGCTGTGAAATATACTTGGAATGGAAACATTCTTTCCATTTCTAATAAAAGCTGGGATCTTCTTATCCCACAAGCAAGTTCAAATAACAATGGCAATTATCGATGCATTGGATATGGAGACGAGAATGATGTATTTAgatcaaatttcaaaataattaaaattcaag AACTATTTCCACATCCAGAGCTGAAAGCTACAGACTCTCAGCCTACAGAGGGGAATTCTGTAAACCTGAGCTGTGAAACACAGCTTCCTCCAGAGCGGTCAGACATCCCACTTCACTTCAACTTCTTCAGAGATGGCGAGGTCATCCTGTCAGACTGGAGCACGTCCCCGGAACTCCAGCTCCCAACCGTCTGGAGAGAAAACTCAGGATCCTATTGGTGTGGTGCTGAAACAGTGATGGGTAACATCCACAAGCACAGTCTCTCGCTACAGATCCATGTGCAGC GGATCCCTGTGTCTGGGGTGCTCCTGGAGACCCAGCCCTCAGGGGGCCAGGTGGTTGAAGGGGAGATGCTGGTCCTTGTCTGCTCCGTGGCTGAAGGCACAGGGGACACCACATTCTCCTGGCACCGAGAGGACATGCAGGAGAGTCTGGGGAGGAAAACTCAGCGTTCCCTGAGAGCAGAGCTGGAGCTCCCTGCCGTCAGACAGAGCCATGCAGGGGGATACTACTGTACAGCAGACAACAGCTACGGCCCTGTCCAGAGCGTGGTGCTGAATGTCACTGTGAGAG AGACCCCAGGCAACAGAGATGGTCTTGTCGCCGCGGGAGCCACTGGGGGGCTGCTCAGTGCTCTTCTCCTGGCTGTGGCCCTGCTGTTTCACTGCTGGCGTCAGAGGAAGTCAG GAGTTGGTTTCTTGGGAGACGAAACCAG GCTCCCTCCCGCtccaggcccaggagagtccTCCCATTCAATCTGCCCTGCCCAGGTGGAGCTTCAGTCGTTGTATGTTGATG TACACCCCAAAAAGGGAGATTTGGTATACTCTGAGATCCAGACTACTCAGCTGGGAGAAGAAGGGGAAG CTAATACCTCCAGGACACTTCTAGAGGATAAG GATGTCTCAGTTGTCTACTCTGAGGTAAAGACACAACACCCAGATAACTCAGCTGGAAAGATCAGCTCTAAGGATGAAGaaagttaa
- the FCRL4 gene encoding Fc receptor-like protein 4 isoform X1, which translates to MLLWASLLAFAPVCGQSAAAHKPVISVHPPWTTFFKGERVTLTCNGFQFYATEKTTWYHGHYWGEKLTLTAGNTLEVRESGLYRCQARGSPRSNPVRLLFSSDSLILQAPYSVFEGDTLVLRCHRRRKEKLTAVKYTWNGNILSISNKSWDLLIPQASSNNNGNYRCIGYGDENDVFRSNFKIIKIQELFPHPELKATDSQPTEGNSVNLSCETQLPPERSDIPLHFNFFRDGEVILSDWSTSPELQLPTVWRENSGSYWCGAETVMGNIHKHSLSLQIHVQHVVQPSAMVAAIAITCPSKQLRPPARMSDKTQMLLQGIPVSGVLLETQPSGGQVVEGEMLVLVCSVAEGTGDTTFSWHREDMQESLGRKTQRSLRAELELPAVRQSHAGGYYCTADNSYGPVQSVVLNVTVRETPGNRDGLVAAGATGGLLSALLLAVALLFHCWRQRKSGVGFLGDETRLPPAPGPGESSHSICPAQVELQSLYVDVHPKKGDLVYSEIQTTQLGEEGEANTSRTLLEDKDVSVVYSEVKTQHPDNSAGKISSKDEES; encoded by the exons CAGCTGCACACAAACCTGTGATTTCCGTCCATCCTCCATGGACCACATTCTTCAAAGGAGAGAGAGTGACTCTGACTTGCAATGGATTTCAATTCTATGCAACAGAGAAAACAACATGGTATCATGGGCACTACTGGGGAGAAAAGTTGACCCTGACCGCAGGAAACACCCTCGAGGTTCGGGAATCTGGACTGTACAGATGCCAGGCCCGGGGCTCCCCACGAAGTAACCCTGTGCGCTTGCTCTTTTCTTCAG ACTCTTTAATCCTGCAGGCACCATATTCTGTGTTTGAAGGTGACACATTGGTTCTGAGATGCCacagaaggaggaaagagaaattgaCTGCTGTGAAATATACTTGGAATGGAAACATTCTTTCCATTTCTAATAAAAGCTGGGATCTTCTTATCCCACAAGCAAGTTCAAATAACAATGGCAATTATCGATGCATTGGATATGGAGACGAGAATGATGTATTTAgatcaaatttcaaaataattaaaattcaag AACTATTTCCACATCCAGAGCTGAAAGCTACAGACTCTCAGCCTACAGAGGGGAATTCTGTAAACCTGAGCTGTGAAACACAGCTTCCTCCAGAGCGGTCAGACATCCCACTTCACTTCAACTTCTTCAGAGATGGCGAGGTCATCCTGTCAGACTGGAGCACGTCCCCGGAACTCCAGCTCCCAACCGTCTGGAGAGAAAACTCAGGATCCTATTGGTGTGGTGCTGAAACAGTGATGGGTAACATCCACAAGCACAGTCTCTCGCTACAGATCCATGTGCAGC ATGTGGTCCAGCCTAGTGCCATGGTGGCCGCTATTGCTATTACCTGTCCCTCAAAACAACTCAGACCTCCAGCCAGGATGTCAGACAAAACCCAAATGCTTCTTCAAG GGATCCCTGTGTCTGGGGTGCTCCTGGAGACCCAGCCCTCAGGGGGCCAGGTGGTTGAAGGGGAGATGCTGGTCCTTGTCTGCTCCGTGGCTGAAGGCACAGGGGACACCACATTCTCCTGGCACCGAGAGGACATGCAGGAGAGTCTGGGGAGGAAAACTCAGCGTTCCCTGAGAGCAGAGCTGGAGCTCCCTGCCGTCAGACAGAGCCATGCAGGGGGATACTACTGTACAGCAGACAACAGCTACGGCCCTGTCCAGAGCGTGGTGCTGAATGTCACTGTGAGAG AGACCCCAGGCAACAGAGATGGTCTTGTCGCCGCGGGAGCCACTGGGGGGCTGCTCAGTGCTCTTCTCCTGGCTGTGGCCCTGCTGTTTCACTGCTGGCGTCAGAGGAAGTCAG GAGTTGGTTTCTTGGGAGACGAAACCAG GCTCCCTCCCGCtccaggcccaggagagtccTCCCATTCAATCTGCCCTGCCCAGGTGGAGCTTCAGTCGTTGTATGTTGATG TACACCCCAAAAAGGGAGATTTGGTATACTCTGAGATCCAGACTACTCAGCTGGGAGAAGAAGGGGAAG CTAATACCTCCAGGACACTTCTAGAGGATAAG GATGTCTCAGTTGTCTACTCTGAGGTAAAGACACAACACCCAGATAACTCAGCTGGAAAGATCAGCTCTAAGGATGAAGaaagttaa
- the FCRL4 gene encoding Fc receptor-like protein 4 isoform X5 — MLLWASLLAFAPVCGQSAAAHKPVISVHPPWTTFFKGERVTLTCNGFQFYATEKTTWYHGHYWGEKLTLTAGNTLEVRESGLYRCQARGSPRSNPVRLLFSSELFPHPELKATDSQPTEGNSVNLSCETQLPPERSDIPLHFNFFRDGEVILSDWSTSPELQLPTVWRENSGSYWCGAETVMGNIHKHSLSLQIHVQHVVQPSAMVAAIAITCPSKQLRPPARMSDKTQMLLQGIPVSGVLLETQPSGGQVVEGEMLVLVCSVAEGTGDTTFSWHREDMQESLGRKTQRSLRAELELPAVRQSHAGGYYCTADNSYGPVQSVVLNVTVRETPGNRDGLVAAGATGGLLSALLLAVALLFHCWRQRKSGVGFLGDETRLPPAPGPGESSHSICPAQVELQSLYVDVHPKKGDLVYSEIQTTQLGEEGEANTSRTLLEDKDVSVVYSEVKTQHPDNSAGKISSKDEES; from the exons CAGCTGCACACAAACCTGTGATTTCCGTCCATCCTCCATGGACCACATTCTTCAAAGGAGAGAGAGTGACTCTGACTTGCAATGGATTTCAATTCTATGCAACAGAGAAAACAACATGGTATCATGGGCACTACTGGGGAGAAAAGTTGACCCTGACCGCAGGAAACACCCTCGAGGTTCGGGAATCTGGACTGTACAGATGCCAGGCCCGGGGCTCCCCACGAAGTAACCCTGTGCGCTTGCTCTTTTCTTCAG AACTATTTCCACATCCAGAGCTGAAAGCTACAGACTCTCAGCCTACAGAGGGGAATTCTGTAAACCTGAGCTGTGAAACACAGCTTCCTCCAGAGCGGTCAGACATCCCACTTCACTTCAACTTCTTCAGAGATGGCGAGGTCATCCTGTCAGACTGGAGCACGTCCCCGGAACTCCAGCTCCCAACCGTCTGGAGAGAAAACTCAGGATCCTATTGGTGTGGTGCTGAAACAGTGATGGGTAACATCCACAAGCACAGTCTCTCGCTACAGATCCATGTGCAGC ATGTGGTCCAGCCTAGTGCCATGGTGGCCGCTATTGCTATTACCTGTCCCTCAAAACAACTCAGACCTCCAGCCAGGATGTCAGACAAAACCCAAATGCTTCTTCAAG GGATCCCTGTGTCTGGGGTGCTCCTGGAGACCCAGCCCTCAGGGGGCCAGGTGGTTGAAGGGGAGATGCTGGTCCTTGTCTGCTCCGTGGCTGAAGGCACAGGGGACACCACATTCTCCTGGCACCGAGAGGACATGCAGGAGAGTCTGGGGAGGAAAACTCAGCGTTCCCTGAGAGCAGAGCTGGAGCTCCCTGCCGTCAGACAGAGCCATGCAGGGGGATACTACTGTACAGCAGACAACAGCTACGGCCCTGTCCAGAGCGTGGTGCTGAATGTCACTGTGAGAG AGACCCCAGGCAACAGAGATGGTCTTGTCGCCGCGGGAGCCACTGGGGGGCTGCTCAGTGCTCTTCTCCTGGCTGTGGCCCTGCTGTTTCACTGCTGGCGTCAGAGGAAGTCAG GAGTTGGTTTCTTGGGAGACGAAACCAG GCTCCCTCCCGCtccaggcccaggagagtccTCCCATTCAATCTGCCCTGCCCAGGTGGAGCTTCAGTCGTTGTATGTTGATG TACACCCCAAAAAGGGAGATTTGGTATACTCTGAGATCCAGACTACTCAGCTGGGAGAAGAAGGGGAAG CTAATACCTCCAGGACACTTCTAGAGGATAAG GATGTCTCAGTTGTCTACTCTGAGGTAAAGACACAACACCCAGATAACTCAGCTGGAAAGATCAGCTCTAAGGATGAAGaaagttaa
- the FCRL4 gene encoding Fc receptor-like protein 4 isoform X2, translating into MLLWASLLAFAPVCGQSAAHKPVISVHPPWTTFFKGERVTLTCNGFQFYATEKTTWYHGHYWGEKLTLTAGNTLEVRESGLYRCQARGSPRSNPVRLLFSSDSLILQAPYSVFEGDTLVLRCHRRRKEKLTAVKYTWNGNILSISNKSWDLLIPQASSNNNGNYRCIGYGDENDVFRSNFKIIKIQELFPHPELKATDSQPTEGNSVNLSCETQLPPERSDIPLHFNFFRDGEVILSDWSTSPELQLPTVWRENSGSYWCGAETVMGNIHKHSLSLQIHVQHVVQPSAMVAAIAITCPSKQLRPPARMSDKTQMLLQGIPVSGVLLETQPSGGQVVEGEMLVLVCSVAEGTGDTTFSWHREDMQESLGRKTQRSLRAELELPAVRQSHAGGYYCTADNSYGPVQSVVLNVTVRETPGNRDGLVAAGATGGLLSALLLAVALLFHCWRQRKSGVGFLGDETRLPPAPGPGESSHSICPAQVELQSLYVDVHPKKGDLVYSEIQTTQLGEEGEANTSRTLLEDKDVSVVYSEVKTQHPDNSAGKISSKDEES; encoded by the exons CTGCACACAAACCTGTGATTTCCGTCCATCCTCCATGGACCACATTCTTCAAAGGAGAGAGAGTGACTCTGACTTGCAATGGATTTCAATTCTATGCAACAGAGAAAACAACATGGTATCATGGGCACTACTGGGGAGAAAAGTTGACCCTGACCGCAGGAAACACCCTCGAGGTTCGGGAATCTGGACTGTACAGATGCCAGGCCCGGGGCTCCCCACGAAGTAACCCTGTGCGCTTGCTCTTTTCTTCAG ACTCTTTAATCCTGCAGGCACCATATTCTGTGTTTGAAGGTGACACATTGGTTCTGAGATGCCacagaaggaggaaagagaaattgaCTGCTGTGAAATATACTTGGAATGGAAACATTCTTTCCATTTCTAATAAAAGCTGGGATCTTCTTATCCCACAAGCAAGTTCAAATAACAATGGCAATTATCGATGCATTGGATATGGAGACGAGAATGATGTATTTAgatcaaatttcaaaataattaaaattcaag AACTATTTCCACATCCAGAGCTGAAAGCTACAGACTCTCAGCCTACAGAGGGGAATTCTGTAAACCTGAGCTGTGAAACACAGCTTCCTCCAGAGCGGTCAGACATCCCACTTCACTTCAACTTCTTCAGAGATGGCGAGGTCATCCTGTCAGACTGGAGCACGTCCCCGGAACTCCAGCTCCCAACCGTCTGGAGAGAAAACTCAGGATCCTATTGGTGTGGTGCTGAAACAGTGATGGGTAACATCCACAAGCACAGTCTCTCGCTACAGATCCATGTGCAGC ATGTGGTCCAGCCTAGTGCCATGGTGGCCGCTATTGCTATTACCTGTCCCTCAAAACAACTCAGACCTCCAGCCAGGATGTCAGACAAAACCCAAATGCTTCTTCAAG GGATCCCTGTGTCTGGGGTGCTCCTGGAGACCCAGCCCTCAGGGGGCCAGGTGGTTGAAGGGGAGATGCTGGTCCTTGTCTGCTCCGTGGCTGAAGGCACAGGGGACACCACATTCTCCTGGCACCGAGAGGACATGCAGGAGAGTCTGGGGAGGAAAACTCAGCGTTCCCTGAGAGCAGAGCTGGAGCTCCCTGCCGTCAGACAGAGCCATGCAGGGGGATACTACTGTACAGCAGACAACAGCTACGGCCCTGTCCAGAGCGTGGTGCTGAATGTCACTGTGAGAG AGACCCCAGGCAACAGAGATGGTCTTGTCGCCGCGGGAGCCACTGGGGGGCTGCTCAGTGCTCTTCTCCTGGCTGTGGCCCTGCTGTTTCACTGCTGGCGTCAGAGGAAGTCAG GAGTTGGTTTCTTGGGAGACGAAACCAG GCTCCCTCCCGCtccaggcccaggagagtccTCCCATTCAATCTGCCCTGCCCAGGTGGAGCTTCAGTCGTTGTATGTTGATG TACACCCCAAAAAGGGAGATTTGGTATACTCTGAGATCCAGACTACTCAGCTGGGAGAAGAAGGGGAAG CTAATACCTCCAGGACACTTCTAGAGGATAAG GATGTCTCAGTTGTCTACTCTGAGGTAAAGACACAACACCCAGATAACTCAGCTGGAAAGATCAGCTCTAAGGATGAAGaaagttaa
- the FCRL4 gene encoding Fc receptor-like protein 4 isoform X4, whose protein sequence is MLLWASLLAFAPVCGQSAAHKPVISVHPPWTTFFKGERVTLTCNGFQFYATEKTTWYHGHYWGEKLTLTAGNTLEVRESGLYRCQARGSPRSNPVRLLFSSDSLILQAPYSVFEGDTLVLRCHRRRKEKLTAVKYTWNGNILSISNKSWDLLIPQASSNNNGNYRCIGYGDENDVFRSNFKIIKIQELFPHPELKATDSQPTEGNSVNLSCETQLPPERSDIPLHFNFFRDGEVILSDWSTSPELQLPTVWRENSGSYWCGAETVMGNIHKHSLSLQIHVQRIPVSGVLLETQPSGGQVVEGEMLVLVCSVAEGTGDTTFSWHREDMQESLGRKTQRSLRAELELPAVRQSHAGGYYCTADNSYGPVQSVVLNVTVRETPGNRDGLVAAGATGGLLSALLLAVALLFHCWRQRKSGVGFLGDETRLPPAPGPGESSHSICPAQVELQSLYVDVHPKKGDLVYSEIQTTQLGEEGEANTSRTLLEDKDVSVVYSEVKTQHPDNSAGKISSKDEES, encoded by the exons CTGCACACAAACCTGTGATTTCCGTCCATCCTCCATGGACCACATTCTTCAAAGGAGAGAGAGTGACTCTGACTTGCAATGGATTTCAATTCTATGCAACAGAGAAAACAACATGGTATCATGGGCACTACTGGGGAGAAAAGTTGACCCTGACCGCAGGAAACACCCTCGAGGTTCGGGAATCTGGACTGTACAGATGCCAGGCCCGGGGCTCCCCACGAAGTAACCCTGTGCGCTTGCTCTTTTCTTCAG ACTCTTTAATCCTGCAGGCACCATATTCTGTGTTTGAAGGTGACACATTGGTTCTGAGATGCCacagaaggaggaaagagaaattgaCTGCTGTGAAATATACTTGGAATGGAAACATTCTTTCCATTTCTAATAAAAGCTGGGATCTTCTTATCCCACAAGCAAGTTCAAATAACAATGGCAATTATCGATGCATTGGATATGGAGACGAGAATGATGTATTTAgatcaaatttcaaaataattaaaattcaag AACTATTTCCACATCCAGAGCTGAAAGCTACAGACTCTCAGCCTACAGAGGGGAATTCTGTAAACCTGAGCTGTGAAACACAGCTTCCTCCAGAGCGGTCAGACATCCCACTTCACTTCAACTTCTTCAGAGATGGCGAGGTCATCCTGTCAGACTGGAGCACGTCCCCGGAACTCCAGCTCCCAACCGTCTGGAGAGAAAACTCAGGATCCTATTGGTGTGGTGCTGAAACAGTGATGGGTAACATCCACAAGCACAGTCTCTCGCTACAGATCCATGTGCAGC GGATCCCTGTGTCTGGGGTGCTCCTGGAGACCCAGCCCTCAGGGGGCCAGGTGGTTGAAGGGGAGATGCTGGTCCTTGTCTGCTCCGTGGCTGAAGGCACAGGGGACACCACATTCTCCTGGCACCGAGAGGACATGCAGGAGAGTCTGGGGAGGAAAACTCAGCGTTCCCTGAGAGCAGAGCTGGAGCTCCCTGCCGTCAGACAGAGCCATGCAGGGGGATACTACTGTACAGCAGACAACAGCTACGGCCCTGTCCAGAGCGTGGTGCTGAATGTCACTGTGAGAG AGACCCCAGGCAACAGAGATGGTCTTGTCGCCGCGGGAGCCACTGGGGGGCTGCTCAGTGCTCTTCTCCTGGCTGTGGCCCTGCTGTTTCACTGCTGGCGTCAGAGGAAGTCAG GAGTTGGTTTCTTGGGAGACGAAACCAG GCTCCCTCCCGCtccaggcccaggagagtccTCCCATTCAATCTGCCCTGCCCAGGTGGAGCTTCAGTCGTTGTATGTTGATG TACACCCCAAAAAGGGAGATTTGGTATACTCTGAGATCCAGACTACTCAGCTGGGAGAAGAAGGGGAAG CTAATACCTCCAGGACACTTCTAGAGGATAAG GATGTCTCAGTTGTCTACTCTGAGGTAAAGACACAACACCCAGATAACTCAGCTGGAAAGATCAGCTCTAAGGATGAAGaaagttaa